From one Sylvia atricapilla isolate bSylAtr1 chromosome 17, bSylAtr1.pri, whole genome shotgun sequence genomic stretch:
- the CRYBA4 gene encoding beta-crystallin A4 produces the protein MTHRCKKSSGLWKMVVWDEPFFQGKKHEFTTDCYSTSEHGFSTVRSCKIESGAWAGFEHCGFQGQQFVLERGEYPCWEAWSGSNAYHVERMCSFRPIACADHGRSRLMLFEQENFQGKRAEMSDDCPSLPALGWGSSTVGSFLVRSGAWVCSQYPGYRGFQYLLESDSPAGEYKHVREWGSHAQTGQVQSIRRVQQ, from the exons ATGACCCACCGCTGCAAGAAATCCTCCGGTCTCTGGAAG ATGGTGGTGTGGGATGAGCCTTTCTTCCAGGGCAAGAAGCACGAGTTCACCACCGACTGCTACAGCACCTCGGAGCACGGCTTCAGCACCGTGCGCTCCTGCAAGATCGAGAGCGGGGC GTGGGCAGGCTTCGAGCACTGCGGCTTCCAGGGGCAGCAGTTCGTGCTGGAGCGAGGCGAGTACCCGTGCTGGGAGGCGTGGAGCGGCAGCAACGCCTACCACGTGGAGAGGATGTGCTCCTTCCGCCCCATCGCCTGCGCC GACCACGGACGGAGCAGGTTGATGCTCTTTGAGCAGGAGAACTTCCAGGGCAAGCGGGCGGAGATGAGCGACGACTGCCCCTCGCTGCCcgccctgggctggggcagcagcaccgTGGGCTCCTTCCTTGTCCGCTCCGGCGC GTGGGTCTGCTCGCAGTACCCGGGGTACCGGGGCTTCCAGTACCTCCTGGAGAGCGACAGCCCCGCGGGCGAGTACAAGCACGTGCGGGAGTGGGGGTCCCACGCTCAGACGGGCCAGGTCCAGTCCATCCGCAGGGTCCAGCAGTGA
- the CRYBB1 gene encoding beta-crystallin B1 has protein sequence MSETTKPAAPGQAADEKEKAAPAPTPSLDPAPVANSKGEEPSPEAFRIVVFDQENFQGRQMEFTAECLNLADRGFDRVRSVIVTSGPWVAYEQANMRGEMFILEKGEYPRWDTWSSSYRSDCFMSMRPIKMEAEDHKISLYESADFKGNKMEIQEDDVPSLWAYGFCDRVGSVQVPSGTWVGYQYPGYRGYQYLFETGDFRHWNEWSAFQPQIQSIRRIRDMQWDQKGTFVTPDAPSD, from the exons ATGTCTGAGACCACAAAACCCGCTGCTCCCGGCCAGGCTGCGGATGAGAAGGAGAAGGCGGCTCCTGCGCCAACTCCATCCCTCGACCCTGCTCCTGTCGCAAACAGCAAGGGCGAGGAGCCCTCCCCAGAAGCCTTCAGG ATCGTTGTCTTCGACCAGGAGAACTTCCAGGGCAGGCAGATGGAGTTCACTGCCGAGTGCCTGAACCTGGCTGACCGTGGCTTCGACCGGGTGCGCAGTGTCATTGTCACCTCTGGACC ctgggtgGCCTATGAGCAGGCCAACATGCGTGGGGAGatgttcatcctggagaagggcGAGTACCCTCGCTGGGACACCTGGTCCAGCAGCTACCGGAGCGACTGCTTCATGTCCATGCGTCCCATCAAAATG GAGGCTGAGGACCACAAAATCTCCCTCTACGAGTCTGCTGACTTCAAGGGCAACAAGATGGAAATCCAGGAGGATGATGTGCCCAGCCTCTGGGCTTATGGCTTCTGCGACCGCGTGGGCAGCGTGCAGGTGCCCAGTGGAAC TTGGGTCGGGTACCAGTACCCTGGCTACAGAGGCTACCAGTACCTCTTTGAGACCGGAGACTTCCGACACTGGAATGAGTGGTCTGCCTTCCAGCCCCAGATCCAGTCCATCCGCCGCATCCGGGACATGCAGTGGGACCAGAAGGGCACCTTTGTCACCCCCGACGCGCCCTCCGACTGA